The Rhododendron vialii isolate Sample 1 chromosome 3a, ASM3025357v1 nucleotide sequence CATACTCTCAAATAGCAATACAaaaggtggattggagatgcttttaCGGCCCCCCACGACTCTACCACCATCGACCACCAACACCACCTCTTACCCCAACCCCACTGCCGGCtttgggctaaggcccaagaggcgtgggccttaagcccccaaaaatatcaaaaaattagGGCCCCTACTTATTTTTAAGacctagtatatatgtattGTTTTGGGGCCTAATTTTGAACACAGGAAGACATTTTACATTTAAGGCCCAATGGCCCAGAAAAATGAAACACATaatgcaggaaaaaaaaaagaaaaaaaaacaaaaaggaggatAAAAGGTCACGGATCGCCAAAATCCCTTGGGCCCtttaaaattattcagtgtggtaGGTGCATGGATgcatatttttttctccttaaGCACTACTACTCTAGTACTTCccattacaaacaaatactatatcggaatcaaaattatttagtgtgattgactttttatttgattttcgtttACAATTATTAAGGGCCTCACTTTTGAAGATCGTCTTAGGCCTTcaaaatctcagagccggccctgccCAACCCCTCTTCTAATTTGCACTTCGGGTGAGTTCACGCTATTTGTGTAGACggtatttttgttattttagtccAAAAATATCCACTATTTAGGACTAGTTCATTTCTCTTTTAACTTTGATTATTGTTCACCTCATGTTGACTATTCAGTTTTGTTTGGCCGTGGGCctgagttttgttttttggatgcCCCTTTGCACCTGTAATTTGTAATCAGtttgtttaaataaaaactttaattacccgggaaaaaaagaatgaagaaaattggcctctttctcttgtttggttccagaaagaaaatgaaaggaaattaagggagaaaaagactttctcttgtttggttccaaaagaaaaatgaatatcAATCAAAACAGAGCATTGCTCCATTTTCGAATATGCcaaccacacacacaaacgATCATACACATACTCACATGTTTTGTGGCTCCGACACATTGCCACTCTCGTTATAGGATTAGGGGTTCCTGTTGTGTGCTAATACATTACAGGAGCGTAATGCGCTTCATTGTGTGCTTAATTGAAACTTTGTGATCATGATCTAAAcctttcaagttatatatataaaggtTGTTGAACACTATATGCGTAATGGTCAAGTTAAACAGATATTTTGAAATTCCCATTAACAAGATAGATTTAACGTACAATATATTTTTGGGATTATAATGACCATCCATTTTCGTGTGGCTAATAGAAGCTATTTTTGGGATTATCCAATGTTGAATGCAcaaaactagaaagaaaacGCTCCACGTAACCAATCTTTCACCTTACAAGTAGAACGCAAAGTAGACTTCCAAGTCAAGGGCAGTTTCCTTGTGCTTTTCCCATGAAATTATTTGAAGGCAGAGCATATCTCAATTGTCTTTGCCTAGTTACCTTCCACATCCCTTGTAGCCAGGGAAAAAATGGCGGCAGAAAAAATTCTATCAACTATTGCAGCAAATGTTTTGTCGAGTTTGGGGTCTTATGCAATTCAACACATTGGTTTACCATGGGGTGTCAAAGGGGAGCTGAGAAAGATGGAGAACAATATCTTCACCATCAATAATGTTCTTCTAGATGCAGAAGAGCAGCAGTTGAGAAACCGTACCGTGAAAGAATGGCTAGAAAGGCTCAAGCTCATACTTTACGATGCTGAGGACTTGTTGGATGAGGTTGCAACTGAGACCAAGAGAAGGCAAGTGGAAAGCTTGATGAGAAAGGTACACCACTTCTTTACAAGCTCAAATCCACTTGTATTTCGATATGTCGTGGGTCGTAAGATAAGGGATATTGGCAAGAGGTTTGATGAAAATGTTTTGCAGATGAATGCTTTTAAGTTTGTTGTGAAACTTGTAGAAAGGCCGATTCAGATCAATAGAAGGGAAGAAACCTCCTCCTTTGTGAATACTCTGACGGTTATTGGAAGAGATGCTGACAAAGAAAAATTAGTAAGGTTGTTATTGTCCTCTGGTGATGAGGACAATGTTGCCATCATTCCcattaggcctgtcaatggaccggatccgatccggatccgatccgaaaaatccgatccggatccggatccgaatccgataacatcgatccgataatccgataatccggatccggtaattcaatacggatccgggtcggatccggatcggatcggattaaatccgttatcaatccgaatccgaactttatttttttttaaaattttaattttttttaaaaaaatagtaaaatttttattttgaaaaaaaaaatgtttaagaagttgtatttttatttttattttttattttaaattttttaaattttttttccgaaaataatttttttttgaaaaaaaaaattgtatttttttgaaaaaaatatttttttttggctaaaatttttgaagtaaaaaaagtttccggatcggattcggattttcggatcggatccggatttttcggattcggatccggattttcactatcggatttgagtcttatcggatccggatcggattgtgtcttatcggattcggatccggatccggatctgtcggatccggatcggatccggcccattgacaggcctaattcCCATAGTGGGAATGGGAGGTTTGGGGAAGACCACACTTGCACAATTGGTATACAATGACGATAGGATTCAGAAACATTTCACTAAAAGATTGTGGGTTTGTATCTCTAATGACTTTGATGTCAGAAGAATCCTAATTCAGTTATTGCAAGCAGGTGGTTCCAGTGGGGACACTAGTTATAGTAACGAAGAATTTGAGCAGTTGCAAAACCGAGTTAGAATTCTATTACGCAAAGATAAGTTTATCCTTTTTCTGGACGACGTTTGGAATGAGGACCGTGTAGAGTGGAGAAAATTGGAGGATTTGTTGATAACACAAGCCAAAGGAAGTAGAATTGTTGTAACCACACGCAGTAAGATGGTTGCTTCAATTGTCAGAACCAGCACTGTTGATCCATATGAACTTAGAGGTCTTTCTAACAATGAATGCTTGGATATATTGGTGAAGTGGGCATTTAAAGAAGGGGATGAAAGTAAGAATCCGAACCTAGTCAACATCGCTAGAGAAATAGTGAAAAAGTGTGGAGGTGTACCTCTTGCAGCGAGGACCTTAGGggcatttttgttttcaaaaacaaatgaacGGGATTGGTTGTTCGTGAGGGACAATGAGATGTGGGCTATTGTACAAAAGAAGAATGATATCTTACCGATATTGAAGTTGAGTTATGACCAAATGCCGTCATATTTGAAACACTGCTTTGCATATTGTTCATTGTTTGAGAAAGATGAAATCATTTATGGAACAAAGTTGATTTATGCATGGATGGCCCTAGGGTTTGTCCAATGTGTAGACACAAAAGATGAATTAGAAGATATAGGAGAAGGATATATTCTCGAGCTTGTAAGGAGGTCCTTTCTTGAACGAGATGATACAAGAATGCGCTCTTTAAATCCAGTTGAAGGAGGGAAGGCATACAAAATGCATGATCTTGTTCATGACCTTGCACAATATGTGGCAGGTAATGAATTCTTGACTTTTAAAGGGGCTATTACCGAGGCAATTCCTGAGACGGTTCGGCACGTATCATTTGATTTGAATACAAATTGTTCGTTTGCAAGACCTTTGATGGAAGCCGAGAAGTTGCGGACGATAGTCTACCCAAGCAATAGATGGCGCAGGTTTAGATCACCTGTTGAACCAGCAATCGCAAGTTTTAGAAGCTTACGTGTACTAGAAGGACTTGGCTTGCCAGAAAATATAGGGAAATTGAAGTTGTTAAGGTACATAAGCACAAATGCATCAGCCGATCTCCCAAACTCGCTTTGCATGCTATTAAACTTGCAGTACTTGGATCTCACGGAGTCATGTGTGTCTCGATTGCCTGAAGATTTCTGGAAACTAATTAGCCTGCGGTTTTTGGGCTTGAAGACAACATTGACGCGTCTGCCAAAAGATGGAATCGGTAGGTTAACTTCTCTCCGGACGTTGTACTTTTACGAGTGTGACAATTTGGAGTCTTTGGGTGAAGGGATAAAACATCTCTCTTGCCTTCGGGATTTGGCCTTAAAGAATTGTGATAAGCTGGTTTCATTGCCAGCTGGCTTTAGGCACCTCACTTCCCTCGAGCGTTTGGAAATTGGTTGGTGTGAAAGCCTTAATTTATCGGAGGATGATGTTTTAAAGGGGCTTATAAGTCTTGAGAAATTGCAATTAAAGCATCTCCCGCGGTTGGTTAGTTTGCCCAAGGGGCTTCTGGATTCTGTTGCTGCACTCACTCATTTGGAAATTGGAGGCTGTGAGAACTTAACTTCACCATCAGAGTCCGTCCTCCCAAATCTCCTATCACTTCAATCACTTACAATAAGGTTTTGTGAAAAGGTTGCGTCCCTGCCAGAAGGGATGCAACGCCTCACTAAGCTACAGGATTTGGATATTACCGGGTGCAGTCTCAACACCGGGAGATATAGTGAAGGAGGAGAGTATTGGCCGAAGATCGCGAACGTACCTAATATTAAACGTCATTATTGATCACAGGTATATTATCTGAGTTCTTTGTAATCCTGCGCCATATACCGACAAGATTTTGCACGCTCATAGATTTATGGTTTTCAGTTTGGAGAGCAAAAAGATTTGGCgtaatgctctctctctctcacatacacAGACACATTAATGCTGAGAGCATCTCTAGCCTTTACTCAAAATTTTgctcaaatttgagttaaatGTTTCATTTGGTATCAATCACTCCAATAGACAAACTCTAATCAGagcaaaatttgagtaaaaggtTGGTCTAATTGTAGAGTGTGAGAGGAAAACAAGCTTTCATTAATGGTATAATTTTTACTCAATTGAgtaaaaattgagtaaaaagTTCATTAATGGCGTTCCTTCATAATTTGATTCTGAGTTTGTTAAAAGGGTAAGGCTTGGAGATGCTCCAATGCAATTCTATTTGGTGTTAACTGGTTTGTAATACCTAAAAAGGGCAAACCCAATGCACGAGACTCCTGCCATTGCGAAGTCAGGGAAGGGTTGATATACGCAGCTTTACCCCCACAAGCGGAGAGGCTGTTTCCGTGACGCAAGCCCGTGACCTCCTGGtcagagcatccacagtggtataatcaaaaccaaaaggttgctatGGTTTGTAACATTTGCTAAAAAAAGAGCTCGCATTGGAATAACCGAACTTAGTAATCTCTTAACAACTCTTTaaattttggccattggataatcaaaactagcaatcttttgccaataatcaattTAGTTGTCTCcacattttttcaatcaaatacatcatcattacacaaaaacctccactgttttttttttttaaattttttcccgaaaactattttttttttaaaatcaaagtttcaaaaaactaattttctttttctaataacctatttttattaatttgaaaactattttaaaaaatctgtTTTCTAGTACGTCacaatttctaaatttttataaattgaaagggtaatgtggcaagttttggttattcaattttgattgtactaTTGTAGACCTCTACAGTGCTAagcttagcaaccccttaaatagataaccaaaagataatgtgacaacttttgattatccacttttgattattcaactGTGGATGCTCTCACAATGGAGCAACTTCTcctattattttatatttacaaCACTTGAGTTTGAGGTCTTTTGAGGAACAAATATATATGAAGTAGCTGTATAATAAGACTAGTGAAATTCCTATTGTTACGgcctaacattttttttatttaattaattttacgAGCCACTTCTTAATTGGGTGTTGTGGTCGGATTCTAATTATTTATTTACGTGCACTATGGGCATAGTTGTTATTATTATAGTTTTGAGGGTATAAGTTTAATCAATTTTAGTAATTAGTTTAGTATCGTAATTagatactctattttattcGTACATTGTATTTAGGGGAAACGTGTGTGAATGTGTAGTGTTATTAACTTACGAGCGATGatatataaacatacatacataaatacGGTGTTAGGGTTATTTTTTGGAGAACATTGAGAAGAGTTCTGATTGTTTGAGAGCAGCCGTCAAACTTCAAAGAAGGGTTTTACTGGGGTTCTTTCAAGGTAATAATATACTCTCATCTCTCTCGTTTCTGTCATCCACCTCTTCTCATAGCAATAGGATGCATGGACTGATATTgggtaaattaattaatttgtattttgtggagagagagagagagagagagagagagagagatgagtgtGCATGTGCTGTTGTGGTTCTTATACAGTAAGTGGATCCGAGTGTGCGGTGGTGCTTTGGGGGTGCGGGGTGATGATGTGCACATGCTGCCATGTTTGTGTGAGTGAGTTGGCACGTTGCTTTGATTTGGTGTTGTTGGGAGTTGGTGGTGTCGGAGATTAGAGAAGTAATGATATAATTCTTCATGTAGCAAGAGAGTTAAATGGGTGAGGTCGTGTGCTTATACAACTGATGTGTAGACTAAATAGTTGTGCTTGGGAGTTTGGGAATGGAGAACACTGTTAGTGAGTGAGTGAGTTAGCTTTAGGATTAGTTAATTGTAATTTTACATTAGTCGTAATTGCTTCAGTTAGTGATAATATTACTATATGATTCTTTGTTCAGGTTAGCTCGTTTTGCGCAATTTGAGTTGCATTACTTTTTGGCTCaagtgagtggttaagcatgttacgtattttcaaattttcccgtgtcccttaaattattgtttagaaAATTTTATGATTAGAATTGGAAACCCGTAACTGTTTATTTGGTTACTTAAACCGGCATGCGGTAAAACATTTGGTGAAATTCTTTATTATTCTGAtaatctttttggtgagaactttgtgaaTATTGTTAGGAACGTATTTTGGAAAGTcgagggaaattaatcctcacGTAtcctcaacggctttcttttgcTGGATCGTTCTTGtggaaaagttccacgggctaCCTACTCGTGGTAACTCTAAGATACGATATTGGATTcaattatgagacatttattcactggcatttggttctatcgatattgattgtggttccccattgttgttggagattggtttgTGATCACCATTGAGATTTATTGGTAAATGATTTATGGCTTTATTTGTTGGTTTGATGCATACCTTTGCATGCCAAAATATGTTAACTGTACatgataatctatttttagccatgttttagaactgtattattatacatgctttactactcactgagctcgtcagctgacggatttattccaacttatTTTTCAGGCAAATTGGAAAGTTAGGCAAGAACTCTAGTGGCATCTTGGGAATTTcatttgttgacctccttagggtgtctcatccttttattttaataatcgcttccgcatttgaaaCATTTGTCAAATAATagattcttttttattattgttggatCACTGGATGTTGGTTGGTTTATGAGATGTTTGTGCCTCATGCTTTTTGTTAAACTTAAATGGTTGAagttgtttttaataaaaaaaaaaaaagtggttggcTGTTTAGTAGTTCTTTGATTtggaatttaattaaatttctttttaggccgcatgttctacgagttttggtcttgtggttcatgacCGGTCACTTCTCGTTTTGGGGTGTGACACCTATTCTGCTACCAACCCAATAATCAAGCAATAATATGAACGAAGAATAAATGATGGACACCGGATATACGTGAAAAATTCCAAacgggtaaaaaccacgggaaggaatcaaacactataaaaCATTGTATAGTTACAAGCAGTCTTATCCTATgatttgaatcctcacaattgccctaagacctacttgccgaatccacgttcACTACATCCAGTATTTGATTGTCGTTGCCTCGAATCCTCAAGCCTTCCAAAAACCTTCGAAAATCCACCGAAGTACAAAACTCTGAATATGTTGAGATAAAAAAGACGTGAGCACCTCTGGGAGTTTGAATGATGCTTCAATCGTCCGCCAAACGGATTGCCACTCCCAGATTCAAGCTAGACATGCTTCTCGTTTTTGAAAACCCAAGGCTGCTCaatgttttgagtcttttgactaCTGTATTTCGTTCGTCATCACTCGCTGAAAAGAGAAAGCCAAtatttattgattcatctcttgACCGAAGACCcacgtttcttttttcttttcccgctGCTGCTGCATTTTTTCGTTACCCAAGCAGCCAATGAAAGACTGCTATATATAGTAGGGATAACAAAATAAAACTCTCTCTTGTTTTTGACTGATGACTAAACCATCCAGCAGCTTTCGATTGATTGCCGACTTATATAGCGATTGATCGGGTTGCATTGATCTTTCTTCACAGTATGATTATTGTCTTTTTTCTCACTCATTCTCAATTACAAATATATGACTTCTTCCACTTTATTCGTATACAGACCCGCTAcagttaaaaaatataaaaagaattTACAACTCAATAAATAATGGGATACAAGGAAAAATGTGTTTTGTCAATGGAATTGACAACCAAAAATAATGCCGCTTTTTGGAGCTAACTAGAATCCTTCATAGCAAGGATTCTCTAGATATATAAGGATCCCaaataaaatttctctttcCTACTTCCTATAGACTTTCCCCTTTAATTTCACAAGCCCCTTTCTAGCTAAAGCTCTCACATTTTGGCGGAAGTTGATTTTCAAACCTCTTCATTTGAAATACACATCTACCAAAACACGAACCTTtaatatgaagaaaataataaacatAGATACGATGGGACATAATATTCTGCTTACACTTAAAATACAAAACAACACTAATGCATCATGTGAACACCGTTATAATTGGTGATCACCTTTGCTGATCAAAATCTACGCATTAATTTAGTTTTTGGTTCATCTACTTTCCTAATTTGGCTGTCCTTTTACACATAGTCCTATTTTTCACAGGTTGCCGATATGAATTGCTCGCTATCTTATGTCTGTTCTGCCCTCCCTTTATTTGTAGTGGAGCTTGAGTCCTCTGGCTTCCTTGCGCTTGGTGTTGTGTTGGTGCTcgctgtagacaccctattttggactgtccagacCAACTTATTTACGGtcttttgattccccaatgatgattatggtcaagaacaccccgaggtTGATGGAGTGTTTGAGCTCTAAGCGTCCTGAACCTCGTTCAAACCTTCGTCAAGCCCTGCccagacccttcaagccagaaccaaatggcctcagcaaaac carries:
- the LOC131318649 gene encoding uncharacterized protein LOC131318649 isoform X2 produces the protein MAAEKILSTIAANVLSSLGSYAIQHIGLPWGVKGELRKMENNIFTINNVLLDAEEQQLRNRTVKEWLERLKLILYDAEDLLDEVATETKRRQVESLMRKSYFSQVADMNCSLSYVCSALPLFVVELESSGFLALGVVLVLVCWVTVLQFCVFHSHDSWSIRLVVHAPSLKSHLIGISYLIFFSNVPAQGIMFRNTPKCLGPSIVTCLIPVLQDSSCCFFALFCGRTYLFGGLSVMQRLYVLSFSLYE
- the LOC131318649 gene encoding uncharacterized protein LOC131318649 isoform X3; this encodes MAAEKILSTIAANVLSSLGSYAIQHIGLPWGVKGELRKMENNIFTINNVLLDAEEQQLRNRTVKEWLERLKLILYDAEDLLDEVATETKRRQVESLMRKVADMNCSLSYVCSALPLFVVELESSGFLALGVVLVLVCWVTVLQFCVFHSHDSWSIRLVVHAPSLKSHLIGISYLIFFSNVPAQGIMFRNTPKCLGPSIVTCLIPVLQDSSCCFFALFCGRTYLFGGLSVMQRLYVLSFSLYE
- the LOC131318649 gene encoding putative disease resistance protein RGA4 isoform X1; this encodes MEAEKLRTIVYPSNRWRRFRSPVEPAIASFRSLRVLEGLGLPENIGKLKLLRYISTNASADLPNSLCMLLNLQYLDLTESCVSRLPEDFWKLISLRFLGLKTTLTRLPKDGIGRLTSLRTLYFYECDNLESLGEGIKHLSCLRDLALKNCDKLVSLPAGFRHLTSLERLEIGWCESLNLSEDDVLKGLISLEKLQLKHLPRLVSLPKGLLDSVAALTHLEIGGCENLTSPSESVLPNLLSLQSLTIRFCEKVASLPEGMQRLTKLQDLDITGCSLNTGRYSEGGEYWPKIANVPNIKRHY